A section of the Spirochaetota bacterium genome encodes:
- the mqnE gene encoding aminofutalosine synthase MqnE has translation MNNIDTIRKKVLSRERITKGDALTLLASNDILSLGAMADIVRRRLNGDNTYFIINRHINYTNFCKNTCLFCAYRKKGEYDGFTLSLDEIREKAIDGMNSGVTEYHVVGGLNKDIPFTYYLDMLRTLRSVAPSIHIQAFTVVELDFIASVAGLPLEETIRRLKDAGLDSVPGGGAEIFHSDIRSVICNEKITGERWLEISRVVHNAGLHSNATMLFGHIEKPEHIVDHLDRLRSLQDETKGFLSFIPLLFHPENTHYADTRMLTGAEIIRILAVSRIFLDNIPHLKAFWIMLGLKMAQLSQFFGVDDIDGTVTEEKITHAAGATTPQMLSRNELVEMITSGGFTPVERNTLYRRISR, from the coding sequence ATGAACAACATCGATACGATACGAAAAAAAGTACTGTCGCGTGAACGGATCACGAAGGGTGATGCGCTGACACTGCTTGCCAGCAATGACATTTTGTCCCTCGGCGCTATGGCCGATATCGTGCGTCGCAGACTGAACGGGGATAATACGTATTTCATTATCAATCGTCATATCAACTACACGAACTTCTGCAAGAACACATGCCTGTTCTGCGCATACCGGAAAAAAGGTGAATACGACGGCTTCACGCTTTCACTCGATGAGATCCGCGAAAAAGCAATCGATGGAATGAATTCCGGCGTAACGGAATATCATGTCGTTGGCGGCTTGAACAAAGACATCCCCTTCACCTATTACCTGGATATGCTCCGCACATTGAGATCGGTCGCCCCGTCGATACACATTCAGGCGTTCACGGTGGTCGAGCTCGATTTCATCGCTTCGGTCGCGGGGCTTCCGCTTGAAGAAACGATACGCCGGCTCAAGGACGCAGGACTGGACAGCGTCCCCGGGGGCGGCGCCGAAATATTCCATTCCGATATACGTTCTGTCATATGCAATGAAAAGATCACCGGTGAGCGCTGGCTGGAAATAAGCCGAGTCGTACACAATGCCGGACTGCACTCAAACGCGACCATGCTGTTCGGTCATATCGAAAAGCCCGAGCACATCGTCGATCATCTCGACAGGCTCCGCTCGCTTCAGGATGAAACGAAGGGATTTCTCTCGTTCATCCCGCTTCTCTTCCACCCTGAGAACACGCATTACGCGGACACTCGCATGCTCACCGGCGCGGAGATAATCCGAATACTGGCCGTTTCGAGGATATTTCTCGATAATATCCCGCACCTGAAGGCGTTCTGGATAATGCTCGGATTGAAAATGGCGCAGCTCTCGCAGTTCTTCGGCGTCGACGACATCGACGGTACGGTGACCGAGGAGAAGATAACCCATGCCGCGGGGGCGACGACGCCGCAGATGCTTTCTCGCAACGAGCTCGTGGAGATGATCACCAGCGGGGGGTTCACGCCGGTGGAGCGGAATACGCTCTACCGGCGCATATCGAGATGA
- a CDS encoding menaquinone biosynthesis protein, which produces MIRIGSVPYLNALPLTVRLAIPFETHPPAVLAQKMLARELEIAMLPTAALFASPYRVVPGIAIGCDGPVASVKLLLRTNVTAARRVGLDANSRTSNELAGIVLRERYGIHPNFVTGSSLARFHEDTSLDAQVLIGDDALFNDEPHIDLGNEWKLLTGLPFVFAVWAMQDDVSDAYADILRTAKVAGMKEIGAIAEIRGESRKDLLMQYFTVHMRYDLDERAIDGIKTFARYSGKDFTMDRIGHQNDDCSS; this is translated from the coding sequence ATGATACGCATCGGCAGTGTCCCCTATCTCAACGCGCTCCCGCTCACCGTGCGGCTCGCCATTCCGTTCGAGACGCATCCGCCGGCGGTGCTCGCTCAAAAAATGCTCGCACGGGAGCTGGAGATCGCCATGCTTCCGACAGCGGCGCTCTTCGCATCGCCATATCGCGTCGTCCCCGGCATCGCCATCGGCTGCGACGGACCGGTCGCCAGCGTAAAACTCCTTCTGCGAACCAATGTCACTGCGGCACGGCGCGTCGGCCTTGACGCCAACTCCCGTACATCGAATGAACTTGCCGGCATAGTGCTTCGCGAACGCTACGGGATACATCCGAATTTCGTAACAGGGAGCTCGCTCGCACGTTTTCACGAGGACACATCGCTCGACGCCCAGGTCCTTATCGGGGATGATGCGCTCTTCAACGATGAACCACACATCGACCTCGGTAATGAGTGGAAGCTCCTTACCGGGCTACCGTTCGTTTTCGCAGTATGGGCAATGCAGGATGATGTCAGCGATGCATATGCCGATATCCTGCGGACGGCAAAGGTCGCGGGGATGAAGGAAATAGGCGCAATAGCGGAAATTCGCGGTGAAAGCAGAAAGGACCTGCTCATGCAGTACTTCACCGTACATATGCGATATGACCTGGATGAACGGGCGATCGACGGGATCAAGACTTTTGCACGATATTCAGGGAAGGATTTCACGATGGATCGCATAGGTCATCAAAACGATGACTGCTCGAGTTGA
- the groL gene encoding chaperonin GroEL (60 kDa chaperone family; promotes refolding of misfolded polypeptides especially under stressful conditions; forms two stacked rings of heptamers to form a barrel-shaped 14mer; ends can be capped by GroES; misfolded proteins enter the barrel where they are refolded when GroES binds): protein MAKQLLFNEEARRALVRGVDILANAVRTTLGPRGRNVVIDKKYGAPTVINDGVTIAKEIELEDHFENMGAQLVKEVASKTNDVAGDGTTTATVLAQAMVKEGIKNVTSGANPMALKRGIEKSVEEVVSFIKSEAKQIKGKEEIAQVASISANNDRSIGDLIANAMEKVGKDGVITVEEAKTLDTYLDVVEGMQFDRGFIAPYFVTNQDDATCVLEDAYIIIHDKKISNMKDILPLLEKIAQTGKQFLIIAEEVEGEALATLVLNKLRGILKVCAVKAPGFGDRRKAMLEDIATLTGGKVIAEEIGMKLESAQLDDLGRAKKIVVDKDNTTIIEGAGDPKEVAKRITSLKKEIENTDSDYDKEKLQERLAKLSGGVAIVNVGAATEVEMKEKKARVEDALSATRAAIEEGIIPGGGITLIHAMTKLDAMKLPGDEQIGVNIVRRSLEEPIRIIATNAGLDGAVVAKEAKEQKGNMGYDANSAQWVDMVKAGIIDPAKVTRFALQNAASIACQIISSEVLIADKPEPKKDGPAMPPGGGGMGGMDGMY from the coding sequence ATGGCAAAGCAACTGTTGTTCAACGAGGAAGCGCGGCGTGCCCTCGTTCGCGGCGTTGATATTCTCGCCAATGCCGTGCGTACCACGCTCGGTCCGCGGGGACGCAATGTCGTCATCGACAAGAAGTACGGTGCGCCCACGGTCATCAATGACGGGGTAACTATCGCCAAAGAGATCGAGCTTGAGGACCATTTCGAGAACATGGGCGCTCAGCTTGTCAAAGAAGTGGCGAGCAAGACGAATGATGTCGCCGGCGACGGCACCACTACGGCTACCGTGCTTGCACAGGCCATGGTGAAAGAAGGCATCAAGAACGTCACAAGCGGTGCAAATCCCATGGCGCTCAAACGCGGTATAGAAAAATCCGTCGAAGAAGTGGTAAGCTTCATCAAAAGCGAAGCGAAGCAGATCAAGGGGAAGGAAGAGATCGCGCAGGTCGCTTCCATCTCCGCCAACAACGACCGCTCCATCGGCGATCTTATCGCCAACGCAATGGAAAAGGTCGGCAAAGACGGCGTCATAACGGTGGAAGAAGCGAAAACGCTTGACACCTACCTCGACGTCGTCGAAGGCATGCAGTTCGATCGCGGCTTCATCGCCCCGTATTTCGTCACCAATCAGGATGATGCGACATGCGTGCTCGAAGACGCATACATTATCATCCACGACAAGAAAATATCGAACATGAAGGATATACTGCCGCTGCTCGAGAAGATCGCGCAGACGGGCAAGCAATTCCTCATCATAGCGGAAGAGGTAGAAGGCGAAGCGCTTGCCACCCTCGTTCTCAACAAACTTCGCGGCATTCTCAAAGTGTGCGCGGTGAAGGCCCCGGGTTTCGGCGATCGCCGCAAAGCCATGCTCGAAGATATCGCGACGCTTACCGGCGGAAAGGTCATCGCTGAAGAGATCGGCATGAAGCTCGAAAGCGCACAGCTTGACGACCTCGGCCGCGCGAAAAAGATCGTCGTCGACAAGGACAACACGACCATCATCGAAGGCGCAGGCGATCCAAAAGAAGTCGCCAAGCGCATCACTTCGCTCAAAAAAGAGATCGAGAATACCGACAGCGATTACGACAAGGAAAAGCTCCAGGAACGCTTGGCGAAACTGTCCGGCGGCGTTGCCATCGTGAACGTCGGCGCTGCCACCGAAGTCGAGATGAAGGAAAAGAAAGCCCGAGTGGAAGACGCTCTTTCTGCCACCCGCGCTGCCATCGAAGAAGGGATAATCCCCGGCGGCGGCATAACGCTCATCCATGCGATGACAAAGCTTGATGCCATGAAGCTTCCGGGCGACGAGCAGATCGGCGTCAATATCGTCCGCCGCTCGCTCGAAGAACCGATACGCATCATCGCGACGAACGCCGGTCTTGACGGCGCTGTCGTTGCGAAGGAAGCGAAAGAGCAGAAAGGAAATATGGGATACGATGCGAACAGTGCTCAATGGGTCGACATGGTAAAAGCGGGGATCATTGACCCGGCGAAGGTCACCCGTTTCGCACTGCAGAACGCAGCATCCATTGCCTGTCAGATCATCTCGTCCGAAGTGCTCATCGCCGACAAGCCCGAACCCAAGAAAGATGGTCCGGCTATGCCTCCGGGAGGCGGCGGAATGGGCGGAATGGACGGAATGTACTAA
- a CDS encoding co-chaperone GroES: protein MASIKPLGDRVLLKVLDTEAKTSSGIFIPETAQEKTQKAEVVEVGPGGVDKDGKRVAIDVKKGDIVIYDKFAGVKIKEGNTEYLIVRNEEIVAVIH, encoded by the coding sequence ATGGCTTCAATAAAACCGCTTGGCGATCGCGTGCTCTTGAAAGTACTCGATACGGAAGCGAAAACATCAAGCGGGATATTCATCCCGGAGACCGCCCAGGAAAAAACGCAGAAGGCGGAAGTGGTCGAAGTAGGCCCCGGCGGGGTCGATAAGGACGGCAAGCGTGTTGCCATCGACGTGAAGAAAGGCGATATCGTCATCTATGACAAGTTCGCCGGCGTCAAGATAAAGGAAGGCAATACCGAATATCTTATCGTACGCAACGAAGAGATAGTCGCTGTCATCCACTAG
- a CDS encoding lysoplasmalogenase has translation MTQRILLPAIAVCAIITIIADIRDMKRLRMIVKPLTTALIIALAAWPLAGNPALYAVLIAAGLVLSLGGDIALLSRAETAFIIGLVLFLCAHVLYTIAFISISPFVPADAVTALVLLIVITIVYRILWPGLGAMKVPVLAYAIIISFMLLRAISTVYGGRVSFTPALLIALGSLLFFASDMILAVNRFRRNNAPDGLPVLSTYFAGQTLIALSLSYMAFLPA, from the coding sequence ATGACACAACGTATCCTTCTGCCGGCCATTGCGGTATGCGCGATCATCACGATCATCGCCGATATCCGTGACATGAAGCGTCTGCGTATGATCGTCAAGCCGCTGACAACGGCGCTCATCATCGCCCTGGCCGCGTGGCCGCTCGCGGGGAACCCCGCATTGTATGCCGTGCTTATCGCAGCCGGGCTTGTGCTCTCGCTCGGCGGCGATATCGCGCTCCTCTCCCGCGCCGAAACGGCGTTCATCATCGGTCTCGTGCTCTTCCTCTGCGCGCATGTACTCTATACGATCGCATTCATTTCGATAAGCCCCTTCGTGCCCGCCGATGCCGTCACTGCGCTCGTGCTGCTCATTGTCATTACCATCGTGTATCGCATACTGTGGCCCGGGCTTGGGGCAATGAAGGTCCCGGTGCTCGCCTATGCCATTATCATAAGCTTCATGCTCCTGCGGGCGATATCAACGGTATATGGCGGAAGGGTGTCCTTCACCCCTGCGCTCCTCATCGCTCTCGGATCGCTCCTCTTTTTCGCATCTGATATGATCCTTGCCGTCAACCGCTTCCGACGCAATAATGCACCCGACGGACTGCCTGTGCTCTCGACGTACTTCGCCGGGCAGACGCTTATCGCACTTTCACTTTCGTATATGGCTTTTTTACCCGCGTAA
- the rpe gene encoding ribulose-phosphate 3-epimerase, with translation MSRKIVIAPSLLAADFSDVRAAIASVEKGGADWLHLDIMDGNFVPNITFGPKFVADIRTHTKLPFDVHLMIEDPDLFAPLFIEAGAALVSVHMEGAVHLQRTVAEIQKRGAKAGVVLNPHTSISSLDAIIDDVDHVLLMTVNPGFGGQTFIPSCYRKIEEARTLIDSRKKSITLSVDGGVTSENIDRILKAGADFIIAGTSVFGAPDIAAAIRRLRG, from the coding sequence ATGAGCAGAAAGATCGTTATCGCACCGTCACTCCTGGCCGCCGACTTTTCCGACGTGCGTGCGGCGATAGCATCCGTCGAGAAGGGCGGGGCGGATTGGCTGCATCTGGATATCATGGACGGGAATTTCGTTCCCAATATCACCTTCGGGCCGAAATTCGTCGCCGATATCCGCACACATACGAAGCTTCCGTTCGATGTCCATCTCATGATAGAGGACCCCGATCTCTTCGCGCCGCTCTTCATCGAGGCGGGTGCGGCGCTGGTGAGCGTTCACATGGAAGGGGCCGTTCATCTGCAGCGGACGGTAGCCGAGATACAGAAGCGCGGGGCGAAGGCGGGTGTCGTGCTTAACCCGCATACGAGCATCTCTTCGCTCGATGCGATCATCGATGATGTCGATCATGTGCTCCTCATGACGGTCAATCCCGGTTTCGGCGGACAAACGTTCATCCCCTCCTGCTATCGGAAGATAGAGGAGGCGCGCACGCTCATCGATTCCCGGAAGAAGAGCATCACCCTTTCTGTCGACGGCGGTGTCACATCGGAGAATATCGACCGCATCCTCAAAGCCGGTGCGGATTTCATCATCGCCGGGACGAGCGTGTTCGGTGCGCCCGATATCGCCGCTGCGATACGCCGATTACGCGGGTAA
- the ugpC gene encoding sn-glycerol-3-phosphate ABC transporter ATP-binding protein UgpC: MSKVILKNICKIYEGGVKAVDNFNLEVEDKEFIVLVGPSGCGKSTTLRMVAGLEEISSGELYIGDKIVNEVPPKSRDIAMVFQNYALYPHMTVFKNMEFGLKLRKYPQEEIDKRVREAAFILGIEDLLDRQPKALSGGQRQRVALGRAIVRKPKVFLFDEPLSNLDAKLRVQMRAEISKLHVRLQATMMYVTHDQVEAMTMADRIVVMRDGLVQQVGTPLGLYGNPRNKFVAGFLGSPPMNFCEVDVTSEGGKLYISDGSFKLKVPETKAAVIKEYMERTKKQSLVFGIRAEDISEQRKAKVPIDENTMKGNVEVVEPMGAETTVYVDTGKTPLILRLELELTGLAKVGDSLNLVVNLDKGHFFDKETEMNIFGAN; this comes from the coding sequence ATGTCGAAGGTCATTCTCAAGAATATCTGCAAGATCTACGAAGGCGGCGTGAAGGCCGTCGATAATTTTAATCTCGAAGTGGAAGACAAGGAATTCATCGTTCTCGTCGGCCCGTCGGGCTGCGGGAAATCGACGACGCTGCGCATGGTCGCCGGTCTTGAAGAGATATCGAGCGGCGAGCTTTACATCGGTGATAAGATCGTCAACGAAGTCCCGCCGAAATCGCGCGACATCGCCATGGTGTTCCAGAACTACGCCCTCTATCCGCATATGACCGTTTTTAAGAACATGGAATTCGGGCTTAAGCTCCGCAAGTATCCGCAGGAAGAGATCGACAAGCGCGTACGCGAAGCGGCGTTCATTCTCGGCATCGAGGATCTTCTCGATCGCCAGCCGAAGGCCCTTTCCGGCGGTCAGCGCCAGCGTGTCGCCCTCGGCCGTGCCATCGTGCGCAAACCGAAGGTGTTCCTCTTCGATGAACCGCTCTCCAACCTCGATGCCAAGCTCCGCGTGCAGATGCGCGCGGAAATATCGAAGCTTCACGTGCGCCTGCAGGCGACGATGATGTACGTTACGCACGATCAGGTCGAAGCCATGACCATGGCCGACCGCATCGTCGTCATGCGCGACGGCCTCGTACAGCAGGTCGGTACGCCGCTCGGCCTCTACGGCAATCCCCGCAATAAATTCGTCGCAGGCTTTCTCGGTTCACCCCCGATGAATTTCTGCGAGGTCGATGTGACCTCCGAGGGCGGCAAGCTTTATATATCCGACGGCTCCTTCAAGCTGAAGGTCCCGGAGACAAAGGCCGCTGTCATCAAGGAATACATGGAGCGCACGAAAAAGCAGAGCCTCGTATTCGGTATACGCGCCGAGGATATCTCCGAGCAGCGCAAGGCGAAAGTACCCATCGATGAGAACACGATGAAGGGCAATGTCGAGGTCGTCGAGCCCATGGGCGCGGAAACGACGGTCTATGTCGATACCGGCAAAACGCCGCTCATACTGCGGCTTGAGCTTGAGCTCACCGGCCTCGCAAAGGTCGGCGATTCGCTCAATCTCGTCGTGAACCTCGATAAGGGGCATTTCTTCGATAAAGAGACCGAGATGAACATATTCGGCGCGAACTGA